A single genomic interval of Musa acuminata AAA Group cultivar baxijiao chromosome BXJ3-4, Cavendish_Baxijiao_AAA, whole genome shotgun sequence harbors:
- the LOC135635777 gene encoding exopolygalacturonase-like, with protein MACAQSVKFVNTNNTIVKDITSLNSKFFHMALLGCHNFKGSGITITAPATSPNTDGIHLEGNSGVTIASSKIRTGDDCVSIGHGNSFVTISGITCGPGRGISVGSLGRYKDEEDVQNIVVKDSKLIGTMNGVRVKTWANSPVKTSAINMTFENLVMRNVGNPIVIDQTYCPYDKCDNSVSDEATLFVLVFLSWSCCGWKRFLMHAGVVQGEAYRRPLQEHKGDDDVTGGGDVEVQQGDALREAQPPRRQPPTRRSREHILHLSQRQGRVQWHKQPPTVRVIHIAWITNLLGIYKCFGIHLANKVRQGYKMG; from the exons ATGGCGTGTGCGCAGTCGGTGAAGTTCGTGAACACCAACAACACGATCGTGAAGGACATCACCTCGCTCAACAGCAAGTTCTTCCACATGGCGCTGCTGGGCTGCCACAACTTCAAGGGGAGCGGCATCACCATCACCGCCCCGGCCACCAGCCCCAACACCGACGGCATCCACCTGGAGGGCAACTCGGGGGTGACCATCGCCAGCTCCAAGATCAGGACCGGAGACGACTGCGTCTCGATCGGCCACGGCAACTCCTTCGTCACCATCTCCGGCATCACCTGCGGCCCTGGCCGTGGCATCAG TGTCGGAAGCCTGGGGAGGTACAAGGACGAAGAGGATGTACAGAACATCGTGGTGAAGGACAGCAAGCTCATCGGGACGATGAACGGAGTGCGCGTGAAGACCTGGGCCAACTCGCCGGTCAAAACCAGCGCCATCAACATGACCTTTGAGAACCTGGTGATGAGGAACGTCGGCAATCCCATCGTCATCGACCAGACGTACTGCCCCTACGACAAGTGCGACAACTCGGTGAGCGATGAAGCGACACTCTTCGTACTCGTATTCTTATCGTGGTCCTGCTGTGGATGgaagagatttcttatgcatgcagGTGTGGTCCAAGGTGAAGCTTACCGACGTCCACTTCAGGAACATAAAGGGGACGACGACGTCACCGGTGGCGGTGACGTTGAAGTGCAGCAAGGGGATGCCTTGCGAGAAGCTCAGCCTCCACGACGTCAACCTCCAACACGCCGGTCCCGGGAACACATCCTCCACCTGTCTCAACGTCAAGGCAGAGTACAGTGGCACAAACAACCCCCCACCGTGCGAGTAATACATATAGCATGGATAACTAATTTACTAGGCATATACAAGTGTTTTGGCATCCATCTAGCCAACAAAGTGAGGCAGGGCTACAAGATGGGATGA